In Patagioenas fasciata isolate bPatFas1 chromosome 2, bPatFas1.hap1, whole genome shotgun sequence, a single window of DNA contains:
- the ZBTB14 gene encoding zinc finger and BTB domain-containing protein 14 encodes MEFFISMSETIKYNDDDHKTVFLKTLNEQRLEGEFCDIAIVVEDVKFRAHRCVLAACSTYFKKLFKKLEVDSSSVIEIDFLRSDIFEEVLNYMYTAKISVKKEDVNLMMSSGQILGIRFLDKLCSQKRDVSSPEENTQSKSKYCLKINRPVGEPNDTQDDEVEEIGDHDDSPSDVTVEGTPPSQEDGKSPTTTLRVQEAILKELGSEEVRKVNCYGQEVEPMETTESKDLGSQTPQPLTFNDGISEVKDEQTPGWTTAAGDMKFEYLLYGHREHIVCQACGKTFSDEARLRKHEKLHTADRPFVCEMCTKGFTTQAHLKEHLKIHTGYKPYSCEVCGKSFIRAPDLKKHERVHSNERPFACHMCDKAFKHKSHLKDHERRHRGEKPFVCSSCTKAFAKASDLKRHENNMHSERKQVTSANSIQSETEQLQAAAMAAEAEQQLETIACS; translated from the exons ATG GAGTTTTTCATCAGTATGTCTGAAACCATTAAGTATAATGATGATGATCACAAAACTGTGTTCCTGAAAACATTAAATGAACAACGTTTGGAAGGGGAATTTTGTGATATAGCTATTGTGGTTGAAGATGTTAAATTCAGAGCACATAGGTGCgtgcttgctgcctgcagtacctacttcaaaaagcttttcaaaaaaCTGGAAGTTGATAGTTCATCAGTAATAGAAATAGATTTTCTTCGTTCTGATATTTTTGAGGAAGTTCTGAATTACATGTATACTGCGAAGATTTCTGTTAAGAAAGAAGATGTAAATTTGATGATGTCTTCAGGCCAGATCCTTGGTATTCGATTTCTGGATAAACTCTGCTCTCAAAAACGTGATGTATCTAGTCCTGAAGAAAACACACAGTCCAAGAGCAAGTACTGTCTAAAAATAAACCGTCCTGTGGGTGAGCCTAATGATACCCAAGATGATGAGGTGGAAGAAATTGGAGATCATGATGACAGTCCATCAGATGTGACAGTTGAAGGAACTCCTCCAAGTCAGGAAGATGGAAAATCACCTACCACTACCCTGAGAGTGCAAGAGGCAATTCTGAAAGAGTTGGGAAGCGAAGAGGTTCGAAAAGTAAACTGCTATGGCCAGGAAGTAGAGCCTATGGAGACAACTGAATCAAAAGACTTAGGATCTCAGACCCCTCAGCCTTTGACATTTAATGATGGCATAAGTGAAGTGAAAGATGAACAGACACCAGGTTGGACCACAGCAGCTGGGGATATGAAATTTGAGTATTTGCTTTATGGTCACAGGGAACACATTGTGTGTCAGGCTTGTGGTAAGACCTTTTCTGATGAAGCACGACTGAGGAAACATGAAAAGCTACACACTGCTGATAGACCATTTGTTTGTGAAATGTGTACAAAGGGCTTTACCACGCAAGCTCATTTGAAAGAACACCTGAAAATACACACAGGTTACAAGCCTTACAGTTGCGAGGTATGTGGAAAATCTTTCATTCGTGCACCGGACCTAAAAAAGCATGAAAGAGTTCACAGTAATGAGAGGCCATTTGCATGCCATATGTGTGATAAAGCTTTCAAGCACAAGTCCCACCTCAAAGACCACGAAAGAAGACACCGAGGAGAGAAACCTTTTGTCTGCAGTTCCTGCACTAAAGCATTTGCTAAAGCATCTGATCTAAAAAGGCATGAGAACAATATGcacagtgaaagaaaacaagttaCTTCAGCCAATTCCATCCAGAGTGAAACAGAACAGTTACAGGCAGCAGCTATGGCTGCTGAAGCAGAGCAGCAATTAGAAACGATAGCTTGTAGTTAA